One window of the Haloarcula halobia genome contains the following:
- a CDS encoding 50S ribosomal protein L2 — MGRRIQGQRRGRGSPTFRAPSHRYKADLAHRKVEDGDVVAGTVVDIEHDPARSAPVAAVEFEDGDRRLVLAPEGVGVGDELQVGVSAEIAPGNTLPLAEIPEGVPVCNVEASPGDGGKFARASGVNATLLTHDRSVAVVKLSSGEMKRLDPQCRATIGVVAGGGRTDKPMVKAGNKYHKMKARGTKWPNVRGVAMNAVDHPFGGGGRQHPGKPKSVSRNTPPGRKVGDIASKRTGRGGNE, encoded by the coding sequence ATGGGACGACGAATCCAAGGACAACGACGCGGCCGCGGCTCGCCCACGTTCCGGGCGCCGTCGCACCGCTACAAGGCAGACCTGGCGCACCGGAAGGTCGAGGACGGCGACGTCGTCGCCGGCACGGTGGTCGACATCGAACACGACCCCGCCCGCTCGGCACCGGTCGCCGCCGTCGAGTTCGAAGACGGCGACCGTCGACTCGTGCTGGCGCCGGAAGGCGTCGGCGTGGGCGACGAACTGCAGGTCGGCGTCAGCGCCGAGATCGCCCCGGGGAACACGCTCCCGCTCGCGGAGATCCCCGAGGGGGTCCCGGTCTGTAACGTCGAAGCCAGCCCCGGTGACGGCGGCAAGTTCGCCCGCGCGTCGGGCGTCAACGCCACACTGCTCACCCACGACCGGTCGGTTGCGGTCGTCAAGCTCTCCTCCGGGGAGATGAAACGGCTGGACCCGCAGTGCCGTGCCACCATCGGCGTCGTCGCCGGTGGCGGCCGCACTGACAAACCGATGGTCAAGGCCGGCAACAAGTACCACAAGATGAAAGCCCGCGGGACGAAGTGGCCGAACGTCCGTGGTGTCGCGATGAACGCCGTCGACCACCCGTTCGGTGGCGGCGGCCGACAGCACCCCGGCAAGCCCAAGTCCGTCTCGCGCAACACACCGCCGGGTCGCAAGGTCGGGGACATCGCCTCGAAGCGGACCGGTCGAGGTGGTAACGAATGA
- a CDS encoding RNA methyltransferase, with amino-acid sequence MTTSVLVPSSLTREAEDRREATRKLGYVARAATVFRADRLTVFPDPAGEGKFEDGFVETVLRYAATPPHLRKEMWDKRDELEYVGVLPPLRVRSQTGSGSEGSGSLRQGIVTEVGADGRVRVNCGLQHPISLPVPDGMDAGEGERVTVRVSSRRPVRAKLVDAPVPGYDVDAADLDTALSRADAGLTIASSRYGEPVSTRRLAQVATRRDSEGGMTVAFGAPERGLPAILDVDPDSVASDQTGDEPAGFDLWLNTVPNQGSEVVRTEEAMFASLACLTLTE; translated from the coding sequence ATGACGACCAGCGTACTCGTGCCGTCTTCCCTCACACGGGAAGCCGAGGACCGACGCGAGGCAACTCGCAAGCTCGGATACGTGGCCCGCGCGGCCACCGTCTTCCGGGCGGATCGGCTGACAGTGTTCCCCGACCCAGCGGGCGAGGGAAAGTTCGAAGACGGGTTCGTCGAAACCGTGCTGCGGTACGCCGCGACGCCCCCGCACCTCCGAAAGGAGATGTGGGATAAGCGGGACGAACTGGAGTACGTCGGCGTCCTGCCGCCGCTCCGCGTGCGTTCACAGACCGGCTCCGGATCCGAGGGTTCGGGGTCGTTAAGACAGGGAATCGTGACCGAGGTCGGAGCTGATGGGCGCGTTCGGGTCAATTGCGGACTGCAACACCCGATCTCCCTCCCCGTTCCAGACGGTATGGACGCGGGCGAGGGGGAGCGCGTGACCGTCAGGGTCTCTTCGCGACGGCCGGTCCGGGCGAAACTCGTCGACGCACCCGTTCCCGGGTACGACGTAGACGCCGCGGACCTCGATACGGCGCTCTCGCGTGCCGACGCCGGACTCACCATCGCGTCATCGCGGTACGGTGAGCCGGTGTCGACGCGCCGACTGGCCCAGGTGGCCACCCGACGTGACTCCGAGGGCGGTATGACAGTCGCCTTCGGCGCACCCGAGCGCGGGTTGCCGGCGATACTCGACGTGGACCCGGACTCCGTCGCAAGCGACCAGACAGGAGACGAGCCCGCAGGGTTCGACCTCTGGCTGAATACGGTTCCGAACCAGGGCAGCGAGGTCGTGCGAACCGAAGAAGCGATGTTCGCCTCCCTCGCCTGTCTAACCCTCACGGAGTAA
- a CDS encoding MTH1187 family thiamine-binding protein, with the protein MTCIGFLSVAPVVEESMAPYVADAVEALADFDVEYETTPMGTIIEADDSEELFAAAHAAHEAVGVQADRVETFLKIDDKRGVDQRASEKVDAVAAELGREARSSGE; encoded by the coding sequence ATGACCTGCATCGGGTTCCTCTCGGTCGCACCGGTCGTCGAGGAGAGCATGGCCCCCTACGTCGCCGACGCCGTCGAGGCGCTGGCGGATTTCGACGTCGAGTACGAGACGACGCCGATGGGGACGATCATCGAGGCCGACGACAGCGAGGAGCTCTTCGCGGCCGCCCACGCCGCCCACGAGGCGGTCGGCGTGCAGGCCGACCGGGTCGAGACGTTCCTGAAGATAGACGACAAGCGCGGCGTCGATCAGCGGGCCAGCGAGAAAGTCGACGCCGTGGCGGCGGAACTGGGCCGCGAGGCCCGGAGTTCGGGCGAGTAG
- the rplX gene encoding 50S ribosomal protein L24 — translation MTEQPHKQRTSQRRASLHEKHKQVRATLSDELREEYGQRNVRVNAGDTVEVLRGDDAGEEGEVLEVDLKDSVIHVEGVTLEKTDGEEVPRPLDTSNVRVTELDTEDSKRVVRLESEDDSA, via the coding sequence ATGACAGAGCAACCACACAAACAGCGAACGAGTCAACGACGCGCCTCGCTGCACGAGAAGCACAAGCAGGTGCGGGCGACGCTCTCGGACGAACTCCGCGAGGAGTACGGCCAGCGCAACGTCCGCGTCAACGCCGGTGACACGGTGGAAGTGCTTCGCGGCGACGACGCCGGCGAAGAGGGCGAAGTCCTCGAGGTCGACCTCAAAGACTCCGTCATCCACGTCGAGGGCGTGACCCTCGAGAAGACCGACGGCGAAGAGGTCCCCCGGCCGCTCGACACCTCCAACGTGCGAGTCACCGAACTCGACACGGAGGACTCGAAGCGAGTCGTGCGTCTCGAATCGGAGGATGATTCCGCATGA
- the rpmC gene encoding 50S ribosomal protein L29, giving the protein MTVLHVQEVRDMTPAEREAELEDLKTELLNARAVQAAGGAPDNPGRISELRRAVARIKTIQREEGDLQEDE; this is encoded by the coding sequence ATGACCGTCCTCCACGTCCAGGAGGTCCGCGACATGACCCCCGCCGAACGCGAGGCGGAGCTCGAGGACCTCAAGACGGAACTGCTGAACGCCCGCGCCGTGCAGGCGGCGGGTGGCGCCCCGGACAACCCGGGCCGCATCAGCGAGCTGCGACGAGCCGTCGCCCGCATCAAGACGATCCAGCGGGAAGAAGGCGACCTGCAGGAGGACGAATAA
- a CDS encoding 50S ribosomal protein L14: protein MEALNADVTQGLEKGSLITCADNTGARELKVISVHGYSGTKNRHPKAGLGDKITVSVTKGTPEMRRQVLEAVVVRQRKPIRRPDGTRVKFEDNAAVIVDENEDPRGTELKGPIAREVAERFGSVASAATMIV from the coding sequence ATGGAGGCGCTCAACGCCGACGTCACGCAGGGCCTGGAGAAGGGCTCGCTCATCACGTGTGCCGACAACACGGGCGCACGCGAGCTCAAGGTCATCTCCGTCCACGGCTACTCGGGGACGAAGAACCGTCACCCGAAGGCTGGCCTGGGCGATAAGATCACGGTGTCGGTCACCAAGGGGACGCCCGAGATGCGTCGCCAGGTGCTCGAGGCCGTCGTCGTCCGCCAGCGAAAGCCCATCCGCCGACCCGACGGCACCCGCGTCAAGTTCGAAGACAACGCGGCCGTCATCGTCGACGAGAACGAGGACCCCCGCGGGACCGAACTCAAGGGGCCCATCGCACGGGAAGTCGCAGAGCGGTTCGGAAGTGTCGCGTCCGCCGCGACGATGATCGTATAG
- a CDS encoding 30S ribosomal protein S14, translating into MSESEIQDEPDADTEAERTGQLESCQRCGRQQGLVGKYDIWLCRQCFREISRGMGFKKYS; encoded by the coding sequence ATGAGCGAAAGTGAAATCCAGGACGAGCCCGACGCCGACACAGAGGCAGAGCGGACCGGCCAGCTCGAGTCCTGCCAGCGCTGCGGGCGCCAGCAGGGACTCGTCGGCAAGTACGACATCTGGCTGTGTCGCCAGTGCTTCCGCGAGATCTCTCGTGGGATGGGCTTCAAGAAGTACAGCTAA
- a CDS encoding 50S ribosomal protein L5: protein MSSETESSADFHEMREPRIEKVVVHMGIGHGGRDLANAEDILGEITGQTPVRTKAKRTVGEFDIREGDPIGAKVTLRDTTAAEFLETALPLADLKSSQFDDTGNFSFGVEEHTEFPSQEYDPNIGIYGLDVTVNLVRPGYRVAKRDKASRSIPSNHRLNPSDAVAFVESTFDVEVSE, encoded by the coding sequence ATGAGTAGCGAAACCGAATCGAGCGCCGACTTCCACGAGATGCGCGAACCGCGCATCGAGAAGGTCGTCGTCCACATGGGCATCGGCCACGGTGGCCGCGACCTGGCCAACGCCGAGGACATCCTCGGTGAGATCACCGGCCAGACGCCCGTCCGGACGAAGGCAAAACGGACCGTCGGCGAGTTCGACATCCGCGAGGGCGACCCCATCGGCGCGAAGGTCACGCTGCGTGACACTACCGCCGCAGAGTTCCTCGAGACCGCACTGCCGCTTGCCGACCTCAAGTCGTCGCAGTTCGACGACACCGGCAACTTCAGCTTCGGCGTCGAGGAGCACACGGAGTTCCCGAGCCAGGAGTACGACCCGAACATCGGAATCTACGGGCTGGACGTGACGGTCAACCTCGTCCGCCCCGGCTACCGCGTCGCCAAGCGTGACAAGGCGTCCCGGTCGATTCCCTCGAACCATCGACTCAACCCGTCGGACGCCGTCGCGTTCGTCGAGTCGACCTTCGACGTGGAGGTGAGCGAATGA
- the rpl4p gene encoding 50S ribosomal protein L4, whose amino-acid sequence MQATLYDLNGEADGEITLPDVFETPVRADLVAKAVRAAQANRKQDYGADEYAGLRTPAESFGSGRGQAHVPKQNGRGRRVPQTVKGRRAHPPKAETDRSKDINDKERQLAVRSALAATTDAELVAERGHEFDRDEVPVVVTDDFEDLEKTQEVVDVLEALGVHADVERADETKIKAGQGKARGRKYRRPSSILFVTSEEPSRAARNLAGADVATAREVNAEDLAPGGQPGRLTVFTKSAAVEVADR is encoded by the coding sequence ATGCAGGCAACACTATACGACCTGAACGGCGAGGCCGACGGCGAGATCACCCTTCCGGACGTCTTCGAGACGCCGGTTCGGGCCGACCTCGTCGCCAAGGCAGTTCGCGCCGCCCAGGCAAACCGCAAACAGGACTACGGCGCCGACGAGTACGCCGGCCTCCGCACGCCGGCCGAATCGTTCGGTAGCGGTCGCGGGCAGGCCCACGTGCCAAAGCAGAACGGCCGTGGCCGCCGCGTCCCGCAGACGGTGAAGGGGCGACGCGCCCACCCACCGAAAGCCGAGACGGACCGCTCGAAGGACATCAACGACAAGGAACGCCAGCTGGCCGTCCGCTCGGCGCTGGCCGCGACGACCGACGCCGAACTCGTCGCCGAACGCGGCCACGAGTTCGACCGCGACGAGGTGCCCGTCGTCGTCACCGACGACTTCGAGGACCTCGAAAAGACCCAGGAGGTCGTCGACGTCCTGGAGGCGCTGGGCGTCCACGCCGACGTCGAACGCGCCGACGAGACCAAGATCAAGGCCGGACAGGGGAAGGCCCGCGGGCGCAAGTACCGCCGGCCCTCCTCGATCCTCTTTGTCACCAGCGAGGAACCGTCGCGGGCCGCCCGCAACCTCGCCGGTGCCGACGTCGCCACCGCCCGGGAGGTCAACGCGGAGGACCTCGCGCCCGGCGGCCAGCCCGGTCGCCTGACCGTGTTCACGAAGTCCGCCGCCGTGGAGGTGGCCGACCGATGA
- the rpl3p gene encoding 50S ribosomal protein L3 yields MPQPSRPRKGSLGFGPRKRSTSETPRFNSWPSDDGQPGVQGFAGYKAGMTHVVLVNDEPDSPREGMEETVPVTVVETPPMRAVALRAYEDTPYGKRPLTEVWTDEFHADLDRTLNLPEEHDPDAAEEQIRDALAAGNLGDVRVITHTVPDAVPSVPKKKPDVMETRVGGGSVEDRLEHALELVAEGGEHSMNDVFRAGEYADVAGVTKGKGTQGPVKRWGVQKRKGKHARQGWRRRIGNLGPWNPSRVRSTVPQQGQTGYHQRTELNKRLVDIGEGDEATVAGGFVNYGEVDGPYTLVKGSVPGPDKRLVRLRPAVRPNDQPRLDPEVRYVSTESNQG; encoded by the coding sequence ATGCCACAACCAAGCAGACCACGCAAAGGCTCGCTGGGCTTTGGCCCGCGCAAGCGCTCGACGAGCGAGACGCCTCGCTTCAACAGCTGGCCCTCTGACGACGGCCAGCCGGGCGTCCAGGGGTTCGCCGGCTACAAGGCGGGCATGACACACGTCGTGCTCGTCAACGACGAACCCGACTCCCCCCGCGAGGGGATGGAGGAGACCGTCCCCGTGACGGTCGTCGAGACGCCGCCGATGCGCGCCGTCGCCCTGCGTGCGTACGAAGACACGCCGTACGGTAAGCGTCCGTTGACGGAGGTCTGGACCGACGAGTTCCACGCGGACCTCGATCGGACCCTGAACCTGCCGGAGGAACACGACCCGGACGCTGCAGAGGAACAGATCCGCGACGCACTCGCGGCCGGTAATCTGGGAGACGTACGTGTGATCACTCACACCGTCCCCGACGCCGTCCCGAGCGTCCCGAAGAAGAAGCCCGACGTGATGGAGACTCGCGTCGGCGGTGGGTCCGTCGAGGACCGCCTCGAGCACGCCCTCGAACTCGTCGCGGAAGGCGGCGAGCACTCGATGAACGACGTCTTCCGCGCCGGCGAGTACGCCGACGTCGCGGGCGTCACCAAGGGCAAGGGGACGCAGGGTCCCGTCAAGCGATGGGGCGTCCAGAAGCGGAAGGGCAAACACGCCCGCCAGGGCTGGCGCCGACGGATCGGCAACCTCGGTCCGTGGAACCCATCCCGCGTGCGCTCGACGGTCCCCCAGCAGGGGCAGACGGGGTACCACCAGCGCACCGAGCTGAACAAGCGCCTCGTCGACATCGGCGAGGGCGACGAGGCCACTGTCGCCGGTGGCTTCGTCAACTACGGCGAGGTCGACGGGCCGTACACGCTCGTGAAGGGTTCGGTGCCCGGCCCGGACAAGCGCCTGGTGCGCCTCCGGCCCGCGGTGCGTCCGAACGACCAGCCGCGCCTCGACCCCGAGGTGCGCTACGTCTCTACGGAGTCGAACCAGGGATAA
- a CDS encoding ribonuclease P protein component 1 has translation MPLTPETLPRHELVGLDVEVVAASNPDVVGISGRVVGETTQTLAIEGADRVWHVPKDSATFAFELDSGEIVRVEGERLVARPARRTENTGDSQWR, from the coding sequence ATGCCACTGACACCCGAGACGCTCCCACGTCACGAACTCGTCGGCCTCGACGTCGAGGTCGTCGCGGCGTCCAACCCGGACGTCGTCGGCATCAGCGGCCGGGTCGTCGGCGAGACGACCCAGACGCTGGCCATCGAGGGGGCCGACCGGGTGTGGCACGTGCCGAAGGACAGCGCGACGTTCGCGTTCGAACTCGACTCGGGCGAGATCGTCCGCGTCGAGGGCGAGCGACTCGTCGCCCGTCCCGCTCGACGCACAGAGAACACAGGAGATTCACAATGGCGCTAG
- a CDS encoding 30S ribosomal protein S4e — protein sequence MSNHQKRLSVPNSWPVERKTATFTVKAGAGPHGESGVPLLIVLRDVLGYADNRKEARYALNEDNVRINGTAVSDEERPVGMFDILAFTEREEYYRVFPGEGGRLALTAIEADAAESKLGKIVTKTQVAGGDIQLGLHDGETLVVEDADTYDAGDSIVVDNEDGSIVAHFEYEEGALVTAVDGTHAGEIGTVDEIQVTPGSAQNNVLVAQEVGEGFETIEEYVVVIDENFTGDSDDESEPVSGEAASEGDDDE from the coding sequence ATGAGTAACCACCAGAAACGCCTCTCGGTGCCGAACAGCTGGCCCGTAGAGCGCAAGACAGCCACGTTCACGGTCAAGGCCGGTGCCGGCCCGCACGGTGAGTCGGGGGTCCCCCTGCTCATCGTCCTGCGGGACGTGCTCGGCTACGCCGACAACCGCAAGGAAGCGCGCTACGCGCTCAACGAGGACAACGTCCGCATCAACGGGACGGCCGTCTCCGACGAGGAGCGGCCCGTCGGGATGTTCGACATCCTGGCTTTCACCGAGCGCGAGGAGTACTACCGGGTCTTCCCCGGCGAGGGCGGGCGGCTGGCGCTGACGGCCATCGAGGCCGACGCCGCCGAGTCCAAGCTCGGCAAGATCGTCACCAAGACGCAGGTCGCCGGCGGCGACATCCAGCTTGGCCTCCACGACGGCGAGACGCTCGTCGTCGAGGACGCCGACACCTACGACGCCGGCGACTCCATCGTCGTCGACAACGAGGACGGCTCCATCGTCGCCCACTTCGAGTACGAGGAGGGCGCGCTCGTCACAGCCGTCGACGGCACCCACGCCGGCGAGATCGGCACCGTCGACGAGATCCAGGTCACGCCAGGCTCCGCACAGAACAACGTCCTGGTCGCCCAGGAGGTCGGCGAGGGCTTCGAGACCATCGAGGAGTACGTCGTCGTCATCGACGAGAACTTCACGGGCGATTCGGACGACGAATCGGAACCCGTGAGCGGCGAAGCCGCGAGCGAGGGTGATGACGATGAGTAG
- a CDS encoding 30S ribosomal protein S17 yields the protein MALGLNVQEPEETCADQHCPFHGELSVRGQTLDGEVVSTDMQKTVVVEREYDVKVPKYDRYMKRRSRIPAHAPECLELEVGDTVTVAECRPLSKTKSHVVVGVVADEQDGDA from the coding sequence ATGGCGCTAGGACTGAACGTACAGGAACCGGAGGAGACCTGTGCCGACCAGCACTGTCCGTTCCACGGAGAGCTCTCCGTGCGCGGCCAGACGCTGGACGGCGAGGTCGTCTCCACCGACATGCAGAAGACCGTCGTCGTCGAGCGAGAGTACGACGTGAAGGTGCCCAAATACGACCGCTACATGAAGCGGCGTAGCCGGATTCCGGCCCACGCACCCGAATGTCTCGAGCTCGAAGTCGGCGACACGGTCACAGTAGCAGAGTGTCGACCGCTCTCGAAGACAAAGAGCCACGTCGTCGTCGGCGTGGTCGCGGACGAGCAGGACGGTGATGCCTGA
- a CDS encoding 30S ribosomal protein S8: protein MTGNDPFANALSAINNAESVGHLEQTVSPASNEIGSVLEVFYDRGYIDGFTFVDDGKAGEFEVELKGAINECGPVKPRYSAGADEFEKWEKRFLPARDYGTLVVTTSHGIMSHYEAREAGVGGQIIAYVY, encoded by the coding sequence ATGACAGGAAACGACCCATTCGCCAACGCGCTGTCGGCCATCAACAACGCCGAGAGCGTCGGGCATCTGGAGCAGACGGTATCGCCCGCCTCGAACGAAATCGGCTCCGTCCTCGAGGTCTTCTACGACCGCGGGTACATCGACGGGTTCACGTTCGTCGACGACGGCAAGGCCGGCGAGTTCGAGGTCGAACTGAAAGGTGCCATCAACGAGTGTGGCCCGGTCAAGCCCCGCTATTCGGCGGGCGCCGACGAGTTCGAGAAGTGGGAGAAGCGATTCCTCCCCGCCCGTGACTACGGGACGCTCGTCGTCACGACCAGCCACGGCATCATGAGCCACTACGAGGCCCGCGAGGCGGGCGTCGGTGGCCAGATCATCGCGTACGTGTACTAA
- a CDS encoding 30S ribosomal protein S19 yields the protein MSSEYQIGHEGEFSFRGHTLDELQDMALDEVAELLPARQRRSITRGLTEEKHKLLEKARDAEEEATANDPIRTHLRDMPVVPEMVGLTFAVHNGQDFERVKVEPEMLGHYLGEFQLTRTSVEHGQAGIGATRSSKFVPLK from the coding sequence ATGAGTTCAGAGTATCAAATCGGCCACGAAGGAGAGTTCTCCTTCCGCGGCCACACGCTCGACGAGCTGCAGGACATGGCGCTCGACGAAGTCGCGGAACTGCTCCCCGCACGCCAGCGGCGAAGTATCACACGCGGCCTGACCGAGGAGAAACACAAGCTCCTGGAGAAGGCACGCGACGCCGAAGAGGAGGCGACGGCCAACGACCCCATCCGGACGCACCTGCGCGACATGCCGGTGGTCCCGGAGATGGTCGGGCTGACCTTCGCCGTCCACAACGGCCAGGACTTCGAGCGCGTCAAGGTCGAGCCGGAGATGCTCGGGCACTACCTCGGTGAGTTCCAGCTCACCCGTACCTCGGTCGAACACGGGCAGGCCGGCATCGGGGCGACACGCTCCTCGAAGTTCGTACCGCTCAAATAA
- a CDS encoding 50S ribosomal protein L22, which yields MGISYSVDADPETTAKAMLRERQMSHKHSKAIAREIKGKTAGEAVEFLEAVIEGDQPVAFKQHNSGVGHKSKVDGWDAGRYPQKASEAFIDLLENAVGNADHQGFDGESMEIMHVAAHKVGEQQGRKPRAMGRASAWNTPQVDVELILEDSEAAEASNRSGGSREGGEE from the coding sequence ATGGGAATCAGCTACTCAGTCGACGCCGACCCGGAGACCACCGCGAAAGCGATGCTTCGGGAACGGCAGATGAGCCACAAGCACAGCAAGGCCATCGCCCGGGAGATCAAGGGCAAGACGGCCGGCGAGGCCGTCGAGTTCCTCGAAGCAGTCATCGAGGGCGACCAGCCGGTCGCGTTCAAGCAGCACAACTCGGGCGTCGGCCACAAGAGCAAGGTCGACGGGTGGGACGCCGGTCGCTACCCGCAGAAGGCCAGCGAGGCCTTCATCGACCTGCTCGAGAACGCCGTCGGCAACGCCGACCACCAGGGATTCGACGGTGAATCCATGGAGATCATGCACGTCGCCGCCCACAAGGTCGGCGAACAGCAGGGTCGCAAACCGCGCGCGATGGGCCGGGCCTCCGCCTGGAACACGCCGCAGGTCGACGTCGAACTCATCCTAGAGGACAGCGAGGCCGCCGAAGCCTCGAACCGGAGCGGCGGAAGCCGCGAAGGGGGAGAGGAATAA
- a CDS encoding 50S ribosomal protein L23 produces MSVDVIKYPYVTEKAMNDMDFQNKLQFVVADGATKAEVADAVEQQYEVTVDDVNTQNTMDGLKKAVVRLSEDDDAQEVASRIGVF; encoded by the coding sequence ATGAGCGTCGACGTCATCAAGTACCCGTACGTCACGGAGAAGGCCATGAACGACATGGATTTCCAGAACAAGCTCCAGTTCGTCGTCGCCGACGGGGCCACGAAGGCCGAGGTCGCCGACGCCGTCGAACAGCAGTACGAGGTCACCGTCGACGACGTGAACACGCAGAACACGATGGACGGCCTCAAGAAAGCCGTCGTCCGCCTCTCCGAGGACGACGACGCGCAGGAAGTCGCCTCCAGAATCGGGGTGTTCTAA
- a CDS encoding 30S ribosomal protein S3, producing the protein MADELQFIEDGLQRTQIDEFFADELGRAGYGGMDVAKTPMGTQIVLKAEKPGMVIGKGGKNIRKITTELEERFDLDDPQIDVQEVDEPDLNARIVADRLANALERGWYFRKAGHTTIDRIMEAGALGAEIVLSGKVTGARSRVEKFNRGYIKHNGEPAEEIVDSGVGVAVMKLGTIGVRVKIIPPNAELPDDFEIYEDVEIEDYVADTDGESVEELLEGEPEDAETTEVSGEPDDGVEPDEAAAAVDEEVIEEDVEVPTDEDVEDVDVDELEAAVDEELNEDTAAEAEELMDEMDEADDEEGDDE; encoded by the coding sequence ATGGCCGACGAACTCCAGTTCATCGAGGACGGCCTCCAGCGGACCCAGATCGACGAGTTCTTCGCGGACGAGCTCGGTCGCGCCGGCTACGGCGGCATGGACGTCGCCAAGACGCCGATGGGGACCCAGATCGTCCTGAAAGCCGAGAAGCCAGGGATGGTCATCGGCAAGGGCGGGAAGAACATCCGGAAGATCACGACGGAACTCGAGGAGCGGTTCGACCTCGACGACCCGCAGATCGACGTCCAGGAGGTGGACGAACCGGACCTCAACGCCCGCATCGTCGCGGACCGACTGGCCAACGCACTCGAGCGTGGCTGGTACTTCCGCAAGGCGGGCCACACCACCATCGACCGCATCATGGAGGCCGGCGCGCTGGGTGCCGAGATCGTCCTCTCCGGGAAGGTCACGGGCGCCCGCTCGCGCGTCGAGAAATTCAACCGCGGCTACATCAAGCACAACGGTGAGCCGGCCGAGGAAATCGTCGACAGCGGCGTCGGCGTCGCGGTGATGAAGCTGGGCACCATCGGTGTCCGGGTCAAGATCATCCCGCCCAACGCCGAGCTGCCCGACGACTTCGAGATCTACGAGGACGTCGAGATCGAGGACTACGTCGCGGACACCGACGGCGAGAGCGTCGAGGAGCTCCTCGAGGGCGAACCCGAGGACGCCGAGACGACCGAGGTCAGCGGCGAACCCGACGACGGCGTCGAACCCGACGAGGCCGCCGCAGCCGTCGACGAGGAGGTCATCGAGGAAGACGTCGAGGTCCCGACCGACGAGGACGTCGAGGACGTCGACGTCGACGAGCTCGAGGCCGCCGTCGACGAGGAGCTCAACGAGGACACCGCCGCCGAGGCGGAGGAACTGATGGACGAGATGGACGAGGCAGACGACGAGGAGGGTGACGACGAATGA
- the mch gene encoding methenyltetrahydromethanopterin cyclohydrolase: protein MDSLNRMATELVDEAIDFADELTIGVHALEGDAAVLDFGVEVPGAVEAGMLLTEIQTAGLATVQTTMGGVAGAPLTHVELSTDHPALALLCSQKGGWELSVGDFEGLGSGPARALVAEEDVFQRVGYRESADFAVLALETDRLPDGDVAAQVAERTGVPETSVFLPAFSTASLTGSVVAAARAAELAVFRLSELGFDPVSVLSATARVPVAPVAGDEATAMARTTDALAYGAEVHLTVDEPFDRFDEVASVAAGEYGTPLEAVFEDVDWAFEDLPVELFAPAQVTVDVVGGDTHVVGDTSEDVLAESFGL from the coding sequence ATGGACAGTCTCAACCGCATGGCCACGGAACTCGTCGACGAGGCCATCGACTTCGCGGACGAACTCACCATCGGGGTCCACGCGCTGGAGGGCGACGCGGCCGTCCTCGACTTCGGCGTCGAGGTGCCGGGGGCCGTCGAGGCCGGGATGTTGCTCACCGAGATCCAGACTGCCGGCCTGGCGACGGTCCAGACGACGATGGGCGGCGTCGCGGGCGCCCCGCTGACCCACGTCGAACTGTCGACCGACCACCCCGCGCTCGCGCTGCTGTGCTCGCAGAAGGGCGGGTGGGAACTCAGCGTCGGCGACTTCGAGGGCCTGGGAAGCGGACCGGCCCGCGCGCTCGTCGCCGAGGAGGACGTCTTTCAGCGCGTCGGCTACCGCGAGTCGGCGGATTTCGCCGTCCTCGCCCTCGAGACCGACCGGTTGCCCGACGGCGACGTCGCCGCACAGGTCGCCGAGCGGACCGGCGTGCCGGAGACGAGCGTCTTCCTCCCGGCGTTCTCGACGGCGAGTCTCACCGGGAGCGTCGTCGCGGCCGCGCGGGCCGCCGAACTCGCCGTCTTCCGTCTCTCCGAGCTCGGTTTCGACCCCGTCTCCGTGCTGTCGGCCACCGCCCGTGTGCCGGTCGCACCGGTGGCCGGCGACGAGGCGACGGCGATGGCCCGGACCACCGACGCGCTGGCCTACGGCGCCGAGGTCCACCTGACCGTCGACGAGCCGTTCGACCGGTTCGACGAGGTGGCCTCCGTCGCGGCCGGCGAGTACGGCACCCCGCTTGAGGCCGTCTTCGAGGACGTCGACTGGGCCTTCGAGGACCTCCCCGTCGAGCTGTTCGCGCCCGCGCAGGTGACCGTCGACGTCGTCGGTGGCGACACCCACGTCGTCGGCGACACCAGCGAGGACGTGCTCGCGGAGAGCTTCGGCCTGTAA